One window of Bacillus sp. THAF10 genomic DNA carries:
- a CDS encoding YheE family protein: MISHFQLKPLYQNNQLPGWHLSFYYKGHSVKAVYHKNGTIEWPESQAFSEEERQAVEAQIHELMLFHVYD, from the coding sequence TTGATTTCACATTTTCAATTAAAACCCTTATACCAAAACAATCAACTACCGGGCTGGCACCTTTCTTTTTACTACAAGGGGCATTCCGTAAAAGCCGTTTATCATAAAAATGGAACCATTGAATGGCCAGAATCCCAAGCCTTTTCAGAGGAAGAAAGACAGGCTGTGGAAGCTCAAATTCATGAGCTTATGCTTTTTCACGTATATGATTGA
- the hmpA gene encoding NO-inducible flavohemoprotein, translating to MLSSKTISIVKATAPVLAVKGEEITTHFYQSLFTNHPELLNIFNHANQKKGRQQTALANTVYAAATYIDQLEVLLPAVKKIAHKHRSLVVKPEHYPIVGKYLIESIKAVLGKDATDEILAAWKEAYQVIADVFISVEKEMYEACDWTDFKAFKVVKKVKESRDISSFYLKPIDGQKLPSFLPGQYITIRLNIPGTDNLFNRQYSLSDVPNQEYFRISVKREAEEDRPHGIISNYLHDSVEVGTTLEVTAPAGEFTLQTDQQSPLYLLSGGVGITPLLCMLKSLPVHQTKRETTFIHATKNGESHAFKKEVEEVMATLENGKAHFIFEKPTAEDKLKELYHFEGYVTKQMLEEMKIDVNGQFYICGPVPFMKAIIFNLEDLGVSAENIHYEFFGPAIELKKEEIQL from the coding sequence ATGTTAAGTTCGAAGACCATTTCAATAGTAAAAGCAACGGCACCTGTACTCGCTGTAAAAGGAGAAGAAATAACCACTCATTTTTACCAATCTTTATTTACTAATCACCCTGAACTGTTAAACATTTTTAATCATGCCAATCAAAAGAAAGGCAGACAACAAACAGCCCTTGCAAACACTGTTTACGCTGCAGCTACTTACATTGATCAGCTGGAGGTCCTACTTCCGGCAGTAAAAAAAATTGCCCATAAACATAGAAGTTTAGTCGTTAAACCTGAGCACTACCCTATAGTAGGAAAGTATCTGATAGAATCCATTAAAGCTGTGCTTGGGAAAGATGCCACGGATGAAATTTTAGCAGCTTGGAAAGAAGCCTATCAGGTAATTGCAGATGTTTTCATTTCCGTGGAGAAAGAAATGTATGAGGCATGTGATTGGACAGATTTTAAAGCGTTTAAAGTAGTGAAAAAAGTCAAAGAAAGCCGCGACATTTCATCTTTTTACTTAAAACCTATAGATGGACAAAAGCTACCATCCTTCCTTCCAGGACAATACATTACCATTAGGCTTAACATACCTGGAACAGATAATCTGTTTAATCGCCAATACAGCTTATCAGATGTACCTAATCAGGAATACTTTAGAATTTCTGTCAAACGTGAAGCTGAGGAAGACCGGCCACATGGAATTATTTCAAATTATTTACACGATTCCGTTGAGGTGGGAACGACTTTGGAGGTAACAGCACCCGCTGGAGAATTCACTCTTCAAACCGACCAACAATCACCCTTGTACCTCTTAAGTGGAGGAGTCGGTATCACTCCACTTCTATGTATGTTGAAAAGTCTTCCTGTTCACCAAACAAAACGCGAAACTACGTTTATCCATGCAACAAAAAATGGTGAGTCTCATGCATTTAAGAAGGAAGTAGAAGAAGTGATGGCAACACTCGAAAACGGAAAAGCACACTTTATTTTTGAAAAACCTACAGCAGAAGATAAACTCAAGGAACTCTATCATTTTGAGGGGTATGTAACAAAACAGATGTTAGAAGAGATGAAGATAGATGTGAACGGTCAATTTTACATTTGTGGGCCTGTTCCATTCATGAAAGCTATCATTTTCAACCTTGAAGATTTAGGTGTAAGCGCGGAAAACATCCACTACGAATTTTTCGGACCAGCGATTGAACTAAAAAAAGAAGAAATTCAATTGTAA
- a CDS encoding ABC transporter ATP-binding protein produces the protein MFSVLGKLGWFFKQHWKRYTIAIGLLIFAGFLEVIPPKMIGMAIDNIQAGAFTSEKLLQYVAFLAVLAIVIYGITYTWMYQLFGSSFLVERSLRSKLMGHLLKMTPTFYEKNRTGDLMARATNDLKAISTTAGFGVLTIIDSSVFMLIILGTMGFMISWKLTLAAIIPLPLMALAMKIYGKKIHQRFTEAQDAFGDMNDRVLESIAGVRVVRAYVQERAEENKFHQMTDDVYKKNVKVAIIDSLFDPTIKLLVGASYLIGLGYGAYLVFHKAITLGELVSFNVYLGMLIWPMFAIGELINVMQRGNASLDRVNETLAYVADVADPHVTEKVQRPEIIEFQEVSFRYPSATSDNLKNINFHLKAGQTLGIVGKTGSGKTTLIKQLLREYPLGAGSITVNGVDLSKISLDNIHSWIGYVPQDHILFSRTVKENILYGKENATETDINHAISSAAFEKDLEMLPEGLSTLVGEKGVSLSGGQKQRISIARALIANPEILILDDSLSAVDAKTEAKIIENIRKERAGKTTLITTHRLSGVQHADWIIVLEDGKIVESGMHDQLMAIGGWYKEQYERQQVQSPTGGEVLT, from the coding sequence ATGTTTTCAGTACTAGGAAAATTGGGTTGGTTTTTTAAACAACATTGGAAAAGATACACAATAGCCATTGGTTTGCTTATTTTTGCAGGGTTTTTAGAGGTTATTCCACCAAAGATGATTGGAATGGCCATTGATAATATTCAAGCGGGAGCATTTACATCCGAAAAGCTTTTACAGTATGTGGCTTTTCTTGCTGTGTTGGCAATTGTGATATACGGCATAACCTATACCTGGATGTATCAGCTTTTTGGAAGCTCTTTTTTAGTGGAACGCTCATTAAGATCCAAATTAATGGGACATCTGCTTAAGATGACACCAACCTTTTATGAAAAGAACCGAACGGGAGATTTAATGGCAAGAGCAACTAACGACTTAAAGGCGATTTCGACAACTGCCGGGTTTGGTGTTCTTACCATCATTGATTCCAGTGTATTTATGCTTATTATCCTTGGAACAATGGGTTTTATGATTAGCTGGAAATTAACACTTGCAGCAATTATTCCTCTGCCATTGATGGCACTGGCGATGAAAATTTACGGTAAGAAAATTCATCAGCGTTTTACCGAAGCGCAGGACGCCTTTGGTGATATGAATGACAGAGTTTTAGAATCGATTGCAGGTGTACGTGTAGTTCGTGCTTATGTTCAAGAAAGAGCAGAAGAAAATAAATTTCATCAAATGACAGATGATGTGTATAAGAAAAATGTAAAGGTAGCCATCATTGATTCTTTATTTGATCCAACCATTAAATTGCTCGTCGGGGCAAGCTACTTAATTGGATTGGGTTATGGGGCCTACTTGGTGTTTCATAAAGCAATCACCCTTGGAGAGCTAGTGTCCTTCAACGTTTACTTAGGAATGCTGATTTGGCCCATGTTTGCCATTGGTGAATTAATCAATGTCATGCAGCGCGGAAATGCCTCTTTAGACCGTGTAAATGAAACGTTAGCATATGTAGCGGACGTGGCTGACCCACATGTAACAGAAAAGGTGCAAAGACCGGAAATAATTGAGTTTCAAGAGGTGTCCTTCCGGTATCCAAGTGCCACATCAGACAATTTAAAAAATATCAACTTCCATTTAAAAGCGGGGCAAACGCTTGGAATTGTTGGGAAAACAGGTAGTGGGAAAACAACCCTTATTAAACAGCTTTTAAGAGAATATCCATTAGGAGCTGGTAGCATCACCGTGAATGGTGTTGACCTTTCCAAAATATCTTTAGATAACATTCACAGCTGGATAGGATACGTGCCACAAGATCATATTCTTTTTTCGAGAACGGTAAAAGAAAATATCCTTTATGGAAAAGAAAATGCAACAGAGACAGATATCAACCATGCTATTTCCTCTGCAGCCTTTGAAAAAGACTTAGAAATGCTACCAGAAGGATTATCTACCCTTGTTGGGGAAAAAGGAGTGTCCTTATCTGGAGGTCAAAAGCAACGGATATCGATTGCTCGTGCACTCATTGCGAATCCTGAAATTTTAATTTTAGATGATTCCTTATCCGCTGTTGACGCAAAAACAGAAGCAAAAATCATTGAAAATATTCGAAAAGAACGAGCTGGAAAAACAACCCTTATTACCACACATCGTCTGTCCGGTGTTCAGCATGCAGATTGGATCATCGTATTAGAGGATGGAAAAATTGTAGAGTCAGGCATGCATGATCAGCTGATGGCTATTGGTGGGTGGTATAAGGAGCAGTATGAAAGACAGCAGGTTCAATCGCCGACGGGAGGCGAAGTATTAACATGA
- a CDS encoding ABC transporter ATP-binding protein translates to MAELNLDHIYKVYEGNVTAVKDFNLHIKDKEFIVFVGPSGCGKSTTLRMIAGLEEISKGDFSIDGKRMNDVAPKDRDIAMVFQNYALYPHMNVYDNMAFGLKLRKFPKEEIDRRVKEAAAILGLEQYLDRKPKALSGGQRQRVALGRAIVRDAKVFLMDEPLSNLDAKLRVAMRAEISKLHQRLQTTTIYVTHDQTEAMTMATRLVVMKDGLIQQVGSPKEVYENPENIFVGGFIGSPAMNFFQGKLEDGAFMIGEQRISVPEGKMKVLRDQGYVGKEVVLGIRPEDIHDEPVFIESAVGSTIEAVIEVSELLGAESMLYSQIHGQEFVARVDSRTDVKPQQKLQLALDMNKCHFFDAETELRIRTK, encoded by the coding sequence ATGGCAGAATTGAATTTAGATCATATTTATAAGGTGTATGAGGGCAATGTTACTGCGGTGAAGGATTTCAACCTTCACATTAAAGATAAAGAATTTATCGTATTCGTAGGTCCATCTGGATGCGGAAAATCCACTACTCTTCGTATGATTGCAGGACTTGAAGAAATTTCAAAAGGAGATTTCTCCATTGACGGCAAGCGCATGAACGATGTTGCTCCAAAGGATCGCGACATAGCGATGGTATTCCAAAACTACGCGCTATATCCTCATATGAATGTATATGATAACATGGCATTTGGACTAAAGCTTCGTAAATTCCCAAAAGAGGAAATTGATCGTCGTGTAAAAGAAGCAGCAGCAATCCTTGGACTTGAACAATACTTAGACCGTAAGCCTAAAGCGTTATCTGGTGGTCAGCGTCAGCGTGTGGCACTTGGACGTGCAATTGTCCGCGATGCAAAAGTATTCTTAATGGATGAGCCATTATCCAACCTTGATGCTAAGCTTCGTGTTGCGATGCGTGCGGAAATTTCTAAGCTGCACCAACGTCTACAGACAACAACTATTTACGTAACTCATGATCAAACGGAAGCAATGACAATGGCAACTCGTCTTGTTGTTATGAAAGACGGTCTTATTCAACAGGTTGGTTCTCCTAAAGAAGTTTATGAGAATCCAGAAAACATTTTCGTTGGCGGATTCATTGGCTCCCCTGCTATGAACTTCTTCCAAGGTAAATTAGAAGACGGTGCCTTTATGATTGGCGAGCAAAGAATCAGTGTTCCAGAAGGGAAAATGAAAGTGCTTCGTGACCAAGGGTATGTTGGGAAAGAAGTTGTGCTTGGAATTCGTCCAGAGGATATTCACGATGAGCCTGTGTTCATTGAATCTGCTGTTGGCTCTACCATTGAAGCAGTTATTGAAGTATCTGAGCTACTTGGAGCAGAATCGATGCTTTACTCTCAAATTCATGGTCAGGAATTTGTTGCACGCGTGGATTCTCGTACCGACGTGAAACCACAACAGAAACTACAGCTTGCTCTTGATATGAACAAATGTCATTTCTTTGATGCAGAAACAGAATTACGTATTCGTACAAAATAA
- a CDS encoding amino acid ABC transporter permease, whose protein sequence is MYLTSIFTDPERLDRWLTIAQSSLLPLVKGALSYTIPLTLLSFSIGLMIAVLTALARISPVKPLQMLARVYVSIIRGTPLLVQLFIIFYGLPSIGVTIASFPAAVIAFSLNVGAYASEIIRAAILSTPKGQWEAAYSMGMSYPQALKRIILPQASRVSIPPLSNSFISLIKDTSLASLILVTEMFRVAQQIAATNYEFLLLYGQAGAIYWVICFCLSLVQGRIERRLDRYVAK, encoded by the coding sequence ATGTACTTGACTAGTATTTTTACAGACCCAGAACGTCTGGATAGATGGCTGACTATAGCACAAAGTTCCCTTCTCCCTTTGGTGAAGGGAGCTTTGTCTTATACCATACCTTTGACGCTTTTATCTTTTAGCATTGGTTTAATGATTGCCGTGTTAACAGCTTTAGCTCGGATATCTCCTGTAAAGCCGCTGCAAATGTTAGCAAGGGTCTATGTTTCCATTATTAGGGGAACACCATTATTAGTACAGCTTTTCATAATCTTTTATGGTCTTCCTTCTATTGGTGTTACCATTGCCTCCTTTCCGGCAGCGGTAATTGCTTTTTCCTTAAATGTGGGTGCATATGCTTCAGAAATTATTCGTGCAGCAATCCTTTCTACACCAAAAGGGCAATGGGAAGCAGCCTATTCGATGGGAATGAGTTATCCTCAAGCATTAAAAAGAATTATTCTTCCACAAGCTTCAAGGGTATCTATTCCGCCGCTGTCTAACTCGTTTATAAGCTTGATAAAAGATACATCTCTGGCTTCCTTGATATTAGTAACAGAGATGTTCCGAGTTGCTCAGCAAATTGCAGCAACTAATTATGAATTTTTACTCTTATATGGACAAGCAGGGGCAATTTACTGGGTAATTTGCTTTTGTTTATCATTAGTTCAAGGTAGAATTGAACGACGACTAGACAGATATGTTGCAAAATAA
- the thiE gene encoding thiamine phosphate synthase, whose translation MSREQLSIYFVMGSVNCQGKDPRYVLQEAIEGGITFFQFREKGEGALNGADKLALAKDLRDLCRKHHIPFIVNDDVDLALAVNADGVHIGQEDEEFSKVSEILPEDMLIGVSCHTLEEAAKAVADGADYIGVGPMFYTSTKKDIREIKGPSVIRSIRKAGYTIPIVGIGGITPSNAKEVLEHGADGIAVISAISHAVSPFEATLNLKEIYKFVKK comes from the coding sequence ATGAGCAGGGAGCAATTAAGCATTTATTTTGTCATGGGGTCAGTGAATTGCCAAGGAAAAGATCCTCGTTACGTGTTACAGGAGGCAATCGAGGGCGGAATCACTTTTTTTCAGTTCAGGGAAAAAGGAGAGGGTGCTCTAAATGGTGCAGACAAGCTTGCGTTAGCAAAGGACTTACGAGATCTATGCCGAAAGCACCATATACCTTTTATCGTCAATGATGATGTTGACCTTGCTTTAGCCGTAAATGCAGATGGTGTCCATATTGGACAGGAAGATGAAGAATTTTCTAAGGTATCAGAAATACTGCCAGAGGATATGCTTATAGGTGTATCTTGTCATACGTTGGAAGAAGCAGCAAAAGCAGTTGCTGATGGGGCAGATTATATTGGGGTAGGTCCCATGTTTTACACATCTACTAAAAAAGATATTCGTGAGATAAAAGGCCCATCAGTAATTCGAAGCATAAGAAAGGCTGGTTACACCATCCCAATTGTGGGCATAGGCGGCATCACCCCTAGTAATGCTAAAGAAGTTCTGGAGCATGGAGCAGATGGGATTGCTGTTATTTCTGCTATTTCTCATGCAGTATCGCCCTTTGAAGCAACTTTGAATCTGAAAGAGATTTATAAATTTGTAAAAAAATAG
- a CDS encoding ABC transporter ATP-binding protein: MKSGKRLFRYALTQKKVIIIALVMLSIAVTAELTGPFIAKRMIDEHILGIEKRWVLTEQTSPDTVKYQGDSYIREDRAEQETIAENKINRVLQVGRDYYFLAGDIAFDGERSVQGNELTISRGEQTETYEVQELSNSELLNFYQSEVKYLIFLVALYFGLLVVASFFQYGQSYYLQTSANRIIQKMREDVFGQIQKLPIQYFDHLPAGKVVSRITNDTETIKELYVTVLATFFSGIIYITGIYIALFLLDVKLAAICLLLIPILIVWFIIYRKYASVYNHKIRALLSDINGNINESIQGMPIIQAFRRQKKAKEEFEGWNTQHFTYQNKLLSLNALTSHNLVGVLRNISFVAVIWYFGGASLGIGSMVSLGVLYAFVDYLGRMFGPITGIVNQLANLEQARVSSVRVFELMDEAGIAVSDEKHPRYEGNVSFNSVWFGYKENEYVLKDISFEAKKGETVALVGHTGSGKSSIMNLLFRFYDIQKGSILIDGKNIQDLPKQVVRQHMGIVLQDPFLFSGTIASNVSLDDERISPEKVKKALEDVGAMDFVNALPKGLEEPVIEKGSTLSSGQRQLISFARALAFDPAILILDEATASIDTETEAIIQKALEVLKKGRTTFIIAHRLSTIKNADQILVLDRGAIVERGNHEELMSRKGKYYQMYELQQGTKGLTG; encoded by the coding sequence ATTAAATCAGGAAAACGACTTTTTCGATACGCTCTAACACAAAAGAAAGTCATTATCATCGCATTAGTTATGCTTTCCATTGCAGTGACTGCAGAATTGACAGGGCCATTTATTGCAAAAAGAATGATAGATGAGCATATCCTTGGCATTGAAAAACGCTGGGTACTAACAGAGCAAACGTCCCCAGACACCGTAAAATATCAAGGTGACTCCTATATAAGAGAAGATAGAGCGGAACAAGAAACGATTGCAGAAAATAAAATAAACAGAGTGCTTCAAGTTGGCAGGGACTATTATTTCCTAGCCGGTGATATCGCCTTTGACGGAGAAAGAAGCGTTCAAGGAAATGAATTGACAATCTCAAGAGGGGAGCAGACTGAAACCTATGAGGTTCAGGAGCTCTCCAATAGTGAACTTTTGAATTTTTACCAATCAGAAGTGAAATATTTAATTTTTTTAGTGGCTTTATATTTTGGCTTGCTTGTAGTAGCATCCTTTTTCCAATACGGCCAAAGCTACTATTTACAAACCTCCGCCAATCGCATTATTCAAAAAATGCGAGAAGATGTTTTTGGTCAGATTCAAAAATTACCGATACAATATTTTGATCATTTACCAGCCGGAAAGGTAGTATCAAGAATTACCAATGATACAGAAACGATTAAAGAATTATATGTCACAGTATTAGCAACCTTTTTCTCAGGAATCATTTACATTACTGGGATCTATATTGCCCTTTTCTTACTTGATGTAAAATTGGCAGCGATTTGCTTGCTGCTTATTCCAATATTAATTGTTTGGTTTATTATTTATCGAAAATATGCATCTGTTTATAACCACAAAATTAGAGCATTACTAAGTGACATCAATGGAAACATCAATGAATCTATACAAGGGATGCCGATCATTCAAGCATTTCGCAGACAAAAGAAAGCAAAGGAAGAGTTTGAAGGCTGGAACACTCAGCATTTCACGTATCAAAATAAATTGCTAAGTTTGAACGCACTAACCTCCCACAATCTGGTAGGGGTATTACGGAATATCTCCTTTGTCGCAGTGATTTGGTACTTTGGCGGTGCATCTTTAGGAATTGGGAGCATGGTATCGTTGGGAGTTCTCTATGCATTTGTGGATTATCTAGGAAGGATGTTCGGTCCGATTACCGGAATCGTCAATCAGCTAGCAAACCTAGAACAGGCACGTGTATCCTCAGTTAGGGTATTTGAACTGATGGATGAAGCTGGAATTGCCGTTTCCGATGAAAAGCACCCAAGGTATGAAGGAAATGTTTCCTTTAATTCCGTTTGGTTTGGCTATAAAGAAAATGAATATGTATTAAAAGACATTTCTTTTGAAGCAAAAAAAGGAGAAACAGTCGCATTAGTAGGGCACACTGGTTCGGGTAAAAGCTCGATTATGAACCTGCTTTTCCGTTTTTACGATATTCAAAAGGGAAGCATCCTTATAGACGGAAAGAATATACAAGACTTGCCTAAACAAGTAGTAAGGCAGCATATGGGAATTGTTCTTCAAGACCCATTCCTGTTTTCTGGAACAATAGCATCGAATGTAAGCTTAGATGATGAAAGAATTTCTCCAGAAAAAGTAAAAAAAGCCTTGGAGGATGTGGGAGCGATGGATTTTGTCAACGCACTCCCAAAAGGGCTAGAAGAGCCAGTTATTGAAAAGGGAAGTACCCTTTCATCAGGACAACGGCAGTTAATTTCCTTTGCGCGCGCACTTGCATTTGATCCAGCGATTCTTATTTTAGATGAAGCAACAGCCAGTATTGACACAGAAACAGAAGCGATTATTCAAAAGGCCTTGGAAGTATTGAAAAAAGGCCGTACTACGTTTATAATCGCGCACCGGCTTTCTACTATAAAAAATGCAGATCAAATCTTAGTGTTAGATCGTGGTGCCATTGTAGAACGTGGAAACCATGAAGAGTTAATGAGTAGAAAAGGCAAGTATTATCAAATGTATGAGCTTCAACAGGGGACGAAAGGACTTACAGGATAA
- a CDS encoding alpha/beta-type small acid-soluble spore protein, producing the protein MANRNNSSNQLVAPGAQAAIDQMKYEIATEFGVSLGADTTSRSNGSVGGEITKRLVQMAEQQLGGR; encoded by the coding sequence ATGGCAAACAGAAACAATTCGTCTAATCAACTAGTTGCACCTGGAGCACAAGCTGCTATCGACCAAATGAAGTATGAAATCGCTACTGAGTTTGGTGTATCACTTGGTGCAGACACAACTTCTCGCTCTAACGGATCTGTTGGAGGAGAAATCACAAAGCGCCTTGTTCAAATGGCTGAACAACAACTAGGCGGAAGATAA
- a CDS encoding amino acid ABC transporter ATP-binding protein yields MISVKSLHKQFGDLEVLKGIDLNVEKGKVVVVIGPSGSGKTTLLRCLNILEKPTSGFVEIDSKTLDFSAKVSAKDIAAFRRLTGMVFQSYNLFPHMTALQNVMEGPVTVKKEEKSSVKERAVSILQKVGLGEKLNSYPFELSGGQQQRVGIARALAMEPNVMLFDEPTSALDPELVGEVLRVMKELANEGMTMVVVTHEMKFAKEVADEVIFMDDGKIVEQGPPHEIFHSPKTERTKQFLRLIESGV; encoded by the coding sequence ATGATTTCTGTAAAGAGCTTACACAAGCAATTTGGTGATTTAGAAGTATTAAAAGGAATAGATTTGAATGTGGAAAAAGGGAAAGTTGTGGTGGTCATTGGACCGTCTGGATCTGGTAAAACCACGCTTTTGCGCTGCCTAAATATATTAGAGAAACCAACATCGGGATTCGTTGAAATTGATTCCAAAACACTCGATTTTTCTGCAAAGGTGTCAGCAAAAGACATTGCTGCCTTCAGAAGGCTTACAGGCATGGTTTTTCAAAGCTATAATCTTTTTCCACATATGACGGCGCTTCAAAATGTGATGGAGGGTCCTGTCACCGTTAAAAAGGAAGAGAAGTCTTCTGTAAAAGAACGGGCAGTGAGTATTCTTCAAAAAGTGGGGCTGGGAGAAAAGCTTAATAGTTATCCGTTTGAACTATCAGGAGGTCAACAGCAACGCGTCGGAATTGCCAGAGCACTTGCGATGGAACCAAACGTAATGCTATTTGATGAACCAACCTCCGCACTAGACCCAGAGCTAGTAGGAGAAGTGCTTCGCGTCATGAAGGAGCTCGCAAACGAAGGGATGACCATGGTTGTTGTTACCCACGAAATGAAATTTGCCAAGGAAGTGGCAGATGAAGTGATTTTTATGGATGATGGAAAAATAGTGGAGCAGGGACCACCACATGAAATCTTTCACTCACCAAAAACAGAACGCACCAAACAATTCTTACGTCTCATAGAAAGTGGAGTATAA
- a CDS encoding amino acid ABC transporter substrate-binding protein produces the protein MKKKLLSIFAPVLLSGVVLAACGNTDNNGGAGESAPKEEDNLLTKVQEEGELLIGTEGTYPPFTFHDDSGKLTGFDVELAEAVAEKLGVEAKFMETQWDAMFAGLDSKRFDMIANQVGIRDDRKEKYLFSDHYITSAAVLVTREDNKDIKAFEDIEGKKSAQSLTSNYADIAREYKAEIESVEGFNQAIELLNSKRVDVTINDKLSVLDFQKNRPNAAIKIAAEHENAAQSGFMFRKGSDELTDAVNEALAEIIEDGTYEEISEKWFGENVLD, from the coding sequence ATGAAGAAAAAACTATTATCTATATTTGCACCCGTTCTTCTGTCTGGTGTGGTCTTAGCAGCATGCGGAAACACGGATAATAATGGTGGTGCAGGAGAATCTGCTCCTAAAGAAGAAGATAACCTCTTAACTAAGGTTCAGGAAGAAGGGGAGCTGTTAATCGGTACAGAAGGTACATATCCTCCTTTTACCTTCCATGATGATTCCGGAAAGCTAACTGGTTTTGATGTGGAATTAGCAGAAGCCGTAGCTGAAAAGCTTGGAGTGGAAGCGAAGTTTATGGAAACACAATGGGACGCCATGTTTGCAGGTCTGGACTCAAAGCGCTTTGACATGATTGCCAATCAGGTTGGTATTCGTGATGACCGAAAAGAAAAATATCTTTTCTCCGATCACTATATTACCTCTGCAGCTGTCCTTGTAACGAGAGAGGATAACAAGGATATCAAGGCATTTGAAGATATTGAAGGGAAAAAATCTGCCCAATCCTTAACAAGTAACTATGCCGATATTGCTCGTGAATATAAAGCAGAAATAGAATCGGTAGAAGGATTTAATCAAGCGATTGAATTACTTAACTCTAAACGTGTAGATGTTACGATAAATGATAAGTTATCTGTTTTAGACTTCCAAAAAAATCGTCCGAATGCTGCAATTAAAATTGCTGCAGAACACGAAAATGCTGCCCAAAGTGGCTTCATGTTCCGTAAAGGCAGTGACGAACTAACAGATGCAGTGAATGAAGCGTTAGCTGAAATTATTGAAGACGGTACGTACGAAGAAATTTCTGAGAAATGGTTTGGCGAAAATGTACTTGACTAG
- a CDS encoding CdaR family transcriptional regulator — MDNRLEQLFPHALIKSAVPHSFSDYVWFLSSDDEYIGIEKKAISEKETLLIGSFLQKVEKDSLEISDSEKSWFRFLLRQGATGEFPKSISYDRLRFIHFQFSERTIQKNEWWEALVAFFDKTIEVIWDSPTSGVIIEPYLPDSDDSISFSDLADTIATDFYTNLKLYIGPYHLLEEALPNKYEWEKSCFQLSQKGRKQRNIHTFEDAMPYVLTQDLNDSLQQQIHELFQPILLEEQDLIYSIKAYIENNLNVSLTSKKLFMHRNTLQYRIDKFIERTGIDIKHFTGALAAFLAIIILEKQGYGSSAPTDDKK; from the coding sequence ATGGACAATAGATTAGAACAATTATTCCCACATGCACTTATTAAGTCTGCAGTCCCCCATAGTTTTTCAGACTATGTTTGGTTTCTTTCATCAGATGATGAATATATTGGCATTGAAAAAAAAGCGATAAGCGAAAAAGAAACCCTCTTGATTGGTTCTTTTTTACAAAAAGTAGAAAAGGACTCACTAGAGATTTCAGATTCTGAAAAGAGCTGGTTTCGTTTTTTATTGAGACAAGGAGCTACTGGCGAATTCCCCAAAAGTATTTCCTATGACAGGCTTCGGTTTATTCATTTTCAGTTTTCAGAGCGAACCATTCAAAAAAATGAATGGTGGGAGGCGCTGGTTGCTTTTTTTGATAAAACGATAGAAGTGATTTGGGATTCTCCAACAAGTGGTGTCATCATTGAACCATATCTTCCTGACTCTGATGATTCTATTTCATTTTCTGACCTTGCTGATACGATCGCCACGGATTTTTACACGAACCTTAAATTATATATTGGCCCCTACCACCTTTTAGAAGAGGCACTGCCAAACAAATATGAGTGGGAAAAAAGCTGCTTTCAACTGTCTCAAAAAGGTCGGAAACAACGTAATATCCATACCTTTGAAGATGCAATGCCTTACGTATTAACTCAAGATTTAAATGATAGTTTACAACAACAAATACATGAGTTATTCCAACCCATTCTTTTAGAAGAACAAGATTTAATTTATAGCATTAAAGCCTACATTGAAAATAACCTAAACGTCTCGCTCACATCAAAAAAACTATTTATGCACCGCAACACCCTTCAATACCGAATTGACAAATTCATCGAGCGGACGGGCATCGACATCAAACACTTTACTGGTGCCCTTGCCGCCTTTCTTGCGATCATTATTTTAGAGAAGCAGGGATATGGCTCTTCTGCCCCAACAGATGATAAAAAGTGA